The Microplitis mediator isolate UGA2020A chromosome 8, iyMicMedi2.1, whole genome shotgun sequence genome has a window encoding:
- the LOC130672692 gene encoding selenoprotein K-like, whose translation MTYVSGDGQVLQSKPWGISSIFGFFGGIIYGIAMFFQTLVNPSATRYGNGYTRSYRPGSGPPRPPTSKKIHGLNLKPTSNVPGGCTSCQG comes from the exons atgaCTTACGTGTCAGGAG atggTCAAGTTCTCCAAAGCAAACCCTGGGGTATCAGTAGTATTTTTGGATTCTTTGGAGGAATTATTTATGGCATCGCTATGTt CTTCCAAACCCTGGTTAATCCATCAGCGACCAGGTATGGAAACGGATACACCCGAAGTTACCGTCCAGGTTCTGG ACCACCACGTCCGCCAACGTCGAAAAAAATCCACGGATTGAATTTGAAACCAACTTCAAATGTTCCCGGCGGGTGTACGAGCTGTCaaggataa
- the LOC130673741 gene encoding glycosyltransferase 25 family member, whose product MKIYKSNFLLMFYFFGLISNEVIKKPTVLIGILVRNKAHTLPFFLTLLENLEYPKDRISLWIRSDNNIDNSIEILNVWLNEQMSNYHLVNVVLDEKSMGIEDEDGIADWSTNRFTHVINLREELFDFGRKIWADYIFMLDADVFLTNPRTLELLVAKNKTVASPMLKSDGMYSNFWAGMTSEYYYKRTERYTPILNREDPGCHEVPMVHSAVLTDLRRQNSDYLTYKSDNLKNYDGPQDDIITFARSANLSSTSMYVCNDEVYGFVMVPLETQDTLEQDYQQLTNLKLEILSLQAELPLSQAMKKFIKYPKKDKLGLDRIYMINLRRRPERRARMHRCFDELGIEAETVDAVDGKQLNESVLINSGVKMMPEYADPYHKRPMKMGEIGCFLSHYNIWNDVIDNNYNRIMVLEDDVRFEPFFRNKVNFIMRELDRLNINWDLVYLGRKRMQEQGEEYVDGSDYLVYAGYSYWTLGYILSGSGARKLLDAKPLDSLVPVDEFLPILFDKHPRVNWKGHFPKRDLVALSAAPLIIYPTHYTGENGYISDTENSVIIAANQAIKRTEL is encoded by the exons atgaaaatttataaatcaaacTTTCtgttgatgttttatttttttggtttaattaGTAATGAGGTCATCAAAAAACCGACTGTTTTAATTGGAATACTTGTGAGGAACAAAGCTCATAcattacctttttttttaactcttctTGAGAATCTTGAGTATCCTAAAGATCGAATAAGTCTGTG GATTCGCAGTGACAATAATATAGACAAttcaattgaaatattaaatgtctGGCTAAATGAACAAATGTCAAATTACCATTTGGTAAATGTTGTGCTGGATGAAAAATCAATGGGAATCGAAGATGAAGACGGTATTGCTGATTGGTCAACAAACCGTTTTACCCATGTTATTAATTTACGTGAAGAACTATTTGATTTTGGACGTAAAATCTGGGCTGATTATATTTTc atgctAGATGCTGATGTGTTTCTGACAAATCCACGAACTCTAGAGCTTCTAGTAGCCAAGAATAAAACCGTAGCATCTCCAATGTTGAAATCTGATGGtatgtatagtaatttttgggcGGGAATGACTTCCGAGTATTATTACAAGCGGACAGAACGTTATACTCCGATATTAAATCGGGAAGACCCGGGTTGTCATGAGGTCCCGATGGTTCACAGCGCAGTGCTCACTGATTTACGAAGACAGAACAGCGATTATCTTACATACAAatcagataatttaaaaaattatgatggGCCTCAAGATGACATCATAACATTTGCTCGCTCTGCTAATTTGTCTTCGACGTCTATGTACGTTTGTAATGATGAAGTTTACGGATTCGTCATGGTGCCACTGGAGACTCAGGATACACTGGAGCAAGATTACCAGCAACTAACAAATTTGAAGCTGGAGATCCTGTCTCTGCAAGCCGAGTTGCCTCTTTCCCAGGCGATGAAGAAGTTCATCAAGTATCCGAAGAAAGATAAACTGGGTTTGGATCGGATTTACATGATCAATTTGCGCAGAAGACCTGAAAGACGAGCCAGGATGCATCGTTGCTTCGATGAACTGGGCATTGAAGCAGAAACAGTCGACGCAGTTGAtggaaaacaattaaatgaaaGTGTTCTAATAAACTCTGGAGTTAAAATGATGCCGGAGTACGCGGATCCGTACCACAAAAGACCCATGAAGATGGGAGAGATCGGCTGCTTTCTTAGTCACTACAATATCTGGAATGATgtcattgataataattacaacaGGATCATGGTGCTGGAGGATGACGTTCGTTTCGAACCTTTTTTTCGCAACAAAGTAAACTTTATCATGAGAGAATTAGACAGATTGAATATCAACTGGGACCTTGTTTACCTGGGAAGGAAACGAATGCAAGAGCAAGGCGAAGAGTACGTTGACGGCTCCGATTATTTAGTTTACGCCGGATATTCCTACTGGACTCTCGGCTACATTCTGTCAGGGTCCGGGGCCAGAAAATTACTGGACGCAAAACCGCTGGATTCCCTCGTTCCCGTAGATGAATTCCTGCCGATTCTTTTTGACAAGCACCCGAGAGTTAATTGGAAAGGACATTTTCCAAAACGTGATCTCGTTGCTCTGTCCGCTGCTCCGCTTATCATTTACCCGACTCATTACACCGGGGAAAATGGATACATCAGCGACACTGAAAATTCGGTAATTATTGCAGCGAATCAAGCCATCAAAAGAACtgaattatga
- the LOC130672691 gene encoding uncharacterized protein LOC130672691: MVQKNILNKSMLNEMPKEETTKVKHSKNSIMSEMGRLEDSLRETTQRLELVEKKLLSKLLTRESREIFEREVELLREVLDKNRNLLQQLRRENTRTFMVAAPLVFACFLIYGLYCLIFNPAAFLTSKVGDVNP; encoded by the exons atggtacaaaaaaatattctaaacaAAAGTATGCTCAACGAAATGCCAAAGGAGGAAACAACAAAAGTAAAACATTCAAAGAATTCAATAATGTCTGAG atgGGACGTCTAGAAGATTCTTTGAGAGAAACAACCCAACGTCTGGAgttggttgaaaaaaaactcctGTCAAAGTTGTTGACAAGAGAGAGCCGAGAGATATTTGAACGTGAAGTCGAACTACTTCGTGAAGTTTTGgacaaaaatagaaatttattgcaACAATTACGGCGTGAAAACACTCGTACATTTATGGTCGCTGCTCCATTAGTGTTTGCGTGCTTTTTAATTTACGGACTGTACTGTCTTATTTTTAATCCGGCAGCATTCCTGACCTCGAAAGTTGGTGATGTTAATCCATAA
- the LOC130672682 gene encoding protein HBS1 isoform X2, giving the protein MSRHRDIRSMKYSDEYDGYDDVYGHSVEDDYCVSPGAEQFLYDRNKQQNIASFINEPDIKEDDEEIDDASALAKKSELSEIDTAKLMSCIEVVRNVIGDTIPDSVLTDKIILNNFNAEAALDDILKSTPPKQTDGVKAKDRGETQSGIKIKPTVQVTPSAVKVTPAKTRTVIKGFDLKSNTDSDYLSARQENPRSLSPNVSANNSPGLKRKDEGLNKNLNVSKAYSPRCQSPLSGRVTPEPEGKLKAGEDKRDVAAIYKDKRGDAKEQLHLVVVGHVDAGKSTLLGRLLCDLGQVSSKLIHKYQQESKKIGKQSFAYAWVLDETGEERERGITMDVGYTKFETETKSVTLLDAPGHKDFIPNMITGATQADVALLVVDATRGEFETGFDSGGQTREHALLLRSLGVSQIAVVVNKLDTVDWSKERFDEITEKMSVFLKQAGFRDTATFVPCSGLSGENLVSPPKADGLSSWYSGPTLLKVIDSFKCPERPITKPFRFSVNDVFKGTGSGFCISGHVEAGMVAVGDKVLLLPRSENGVVKGITADEMPLTNSFAGDHVSLILSGIDQQNIGVGDIICSPYKPIPVTTCFEAHVVIFSIAIPITKGLPVVLHSQSLVEPATITKLIEQLHKNTGQVIKKKPRCLPKNSSATIEISTQRPICLELYRDFKQLGRVMLRVSGTTIAAGLVTKIK; this is encoded by the exons ATGTCGCGGCATCGAGATATTCGATCAATGAAATATTCTGATG AATACGACGGCTATGATGATGTGTATGGACACTCTGTGGAAGATGACTACTGCGTCTCTCCTGgag ctGAGCAATTTTTGTACGACCGCAACAAACAGCAAAACATCGCCTCTTTTATCAATGAACCAGATATTAAAGAAGACGATGAAGAAATTGATGATGCTTCAGCTTTGGCAAAAAAGTCCGAGTTATCAGAAATCGATACTGCCAAACTTATGTCGTGTATTGAGGTTGTGAGAAACGTTATCGGTGATACTATTCCTGACTCAGTACTTACTGATAAGatcattctgaataattttaatgctgAGGCGGCACTTGATGATATTCTTAAATCTACACCCCCGAAGCAGACtg ACGGAGTCAAGGCTAAAGATCGCGGAGAGACACAATCAG GTATCAAGATAAAACCTACAGTACAAGTAACACCTTCAGCAGTAAAAGTAACACCAGCAAAAACACGCACAGTCATAAAAGGATTCGATTTGAAGAGTAATACAGACAGTGATTATTTATCAGCGCGACAAGAGAACCCAAGATCATTGAGTCCAAATGTGTCGGCAAACAATTCACCGGGTCTGAAAAGAAAAGATGAAGGATTAAACAAGAATCTAAATGTCTCAAAAGCGTATTCTCCGCGTTGCCAGTCGCCTTTGTCAGGTCGAGTTACTCCTGAACCAGAGGGTAAACTGAAAGCTGGTGAAGATAAACGTGATGTTGCTGCTATTTATAAAGACAAACGTGGAGATGCTAAGGAGCAGTTGCACCTCGTGGTTGTGGGTCATGTTGATGCGGGCAAAAGTACTCTGTTGGGAAGATTGCTCTGTGATTTAGGGCAGGTTTCCTCAAAACTTATTCATAAGTATCAGCAGGAGAGCAAGAAAATTGGTAAGCAATCTTTTGCTTACGCTTGGGTTCTTGATGAAACTGGAGAAGAAAG gGAAAGAGGAATCACAATGGACGTTGGGTACACCAAGTTTGAAACAGAAACAAAGTCAGTAACGCTTCTAGATGCTCCAGGACACAAAGATTTTATTCCGAACATGATAACAGGTGCCACCCAAGCTGATGTTGCTTTGCTGGTAGTCGACGCCACTAGAGGAGAATTCGAAACTGGTTTTGACAGCGGGGGACAGACTAGAGAACACGCTCTTCTTCTTCGTTCACTAG GTGTTTCGCAGATTGCGGTAGTGGTAAACAAACTGGACACCGTCGACTGGTCTAAGGAGAGATTCGACGAGATAACTGAAAAAATGAGCGTCTTTCTTAAGCAAGCGGGTTTCAGAGACACCGCGACTTTCGTTCCTTGCAGCGGACTGTCTGGAGAAAATCTTGTCTCTCCGCCGAAAGCTGATGGACTGTCGAGTTGGTACAGTGGTCCCACTTTGCTGAAAGTTATCGACAGCTTCAAGTGTCCCGAGCGGCCCATCACCAAACCCTTCCGCTTCTCCGTCAATGATGTTTTCAAAGGCACTGGCTCGGGATTCTGTATCTCGGGTCATGTCGAAGCTGGAATGGTTGCTGTTGGTGACAAAGTATTGCTTCTACCTCGTAGTGAAAATGGAGTCGTAAAAG GAATAACTGCTGATGAAATGCCACTGACGAATAGTTTCGCTGGTGACCATGTCTCTCTAATACTGTCAGGAATAGATCAGCAGAACATAGGAGTCGGTGATATTATTTGTAGCCCTTACAAACCCATACCTGTGACGACTTGCTTTGAAGCTCACgttgtaattttttccatcGCTATACCCATCACCAAAGGACTTCCTGTGGTACTCCATTCCCAGTCATTAGTTGAACCCGCGACAATTACCAAACTTATTGAGCAGCTGCACAAAAACACTGGGCAAGTTATTAAAAAGAAACCCCGTTGTTTGCCTAAAAACTCCAGTGCTACCATCGAGATTTCAACTCAGCGACCGATTTGCTTGGAACTCTATCGCGATTTCAAACAACTTGGCAGAGTTATGCTCCGTGTTTCTGGTACGACAATTGCTGCTGGTCttgttacaaaaataaaataa
- the LOC130673739 gene encoding mitochondrial DNA helicase, whose translation MMIFKIQLQLFVINGKRFKFNWIKTRKFHNDIGDEIPATSVGQIRKVLRLKNIAIQESHACIAINCPICKPQKSSEFKVFVNKATGYFMCQNCRCTGTWDNLTQFLDSKKSDDLEKLKNNLPIENDFTEEWETVKNNCQSISNISEKEYNNIISNYELPPVTQGQMNQLDCHYDKTSSTLYFPLVGLGNRVSGFKSLSASPVLAEKTTPSSNAHGLIIYKEKKIKNESTAVIVPSIEDLLALISEKAGNVICLPYGLKNMPLQILPLLESYRKLILWFDNDSASWDSARHYSKKLNEKRCFFVRPTNQQPRPTVAAKRGHNLKNIISGAQPIWHKSITTFNTLREDVLSDLQNIDKVQGVKWTRYPALNRILKGHRRGEFTVLTGPTGCGKTTFMSEYSLDLAMQGVNTLWGSFEIRNARLARTMLQQLAGVPLDENLQNFDSYADIFEKLPIYFMTFHGQQGIDVVMEAVEHATYVHDIAHVIIDNVQFMMGMSEQSKHLDRYWRQDMIVSQFRSFATKSNCHVTLVIHPRKERVEEELTTASIFGGAKASQEADNILIIQDKRLTSVRGKKYLQIAKNRYSGDLGIMNLEFDRTSLSYQQKKKQKTQETPKEPAENSND comes from the exons atgatgatatttaaaatccaATTGCAATTATTTGTAATCAATGGAAAGAGATTTAAGTTTAATTGGATTAAAACTAGAAAATTCCATAATGATATTGGTGACGAAATACCGGCAACATCAGTAGGACAAATACGCAAAGTGttgagattaaaaaatatagcaATCCAAGAAAGTCATGCCTGTATTGCTATCAATTGTCCGATTTGTAAACCACAAAAGTCTAGTGAATTTAaagtatttgtaaataaagcgacag gatATTTTATGTGCCAAAATTGTCGCTGTACTGGTACCTGGGATAATTTGACACAATTTTTAGACTCAAAAAAATCAGACGATttggaaaaactaaaaaataatcttcCTATCGAAAATGATTTCACAGAAGAATGGGagacagttaaaaataattgccaaagtatttcaaatatttctgAAAAAGAGTACAATAATATCATCAGTAATTATGAATTACCA CCTGTAACGCAAGGGCAAATGAACCAATTAGACTGTCACTATGACAAAACATCTTCAACACTTTATTTCCCATTAGTAGGACTTGGTAACCGGGTATCAGGTTTTAAAAGTCTCTCTGCAAGTCCGGTGCTCGCAGAAAAAACGACTCCCAGTTCAAATGCCCACgggttaataatttacaaagaaaagaaaataaaaaatgaaagtacTGCTGTGATAGTTCCGAGCATTGAAGATTTATTGGCATTAATATCAGAAAAGGCTGGCAATGTTATTTGTTTGCCTTATGGTCTTAAAAATATGCCGTTACAAATCCTACCTCTACTAGAATCCTACAGAAAATTGATTCTTTGGTTCGATAATGACTCAGCGAGCTGGGATTCAGCGAGacattattcgaaaaaattaaatgaaaaacgCTGCTTCTTTGTGAGACCAACTAATCAGCAACCGAGACCTACAGTTGCTGCTAAAAGGGGGCATAATTTGAAGAATATCATTTCTGGAGCACAACCAATATGGCACAAAAGTATCACGACTTTTAATACACTGCGAGAAGACGTGCTGAGTGATTTGCAAAATATAGATAAAGTCCAAGGAGTAAAGTGGACGAGGTATCCAGCATTAAATAGAATATTGAAAGGACATCGTCGTGGAGAATTTACTGTACTTACTGGACCAACTG GCTGCGGAAAGACAACATTCATGAGCGAATATTCCCTAGACCTAGCGATGCAAGGTGTAAATACTCTGTGGGGTAGTTTTGAAATCCGCAATGCAAGACTTGCGAGGACGATGCTCCAGCAACTGGCCGGAGTTCCATTGGATGAAAATCTACAGAATTTTGATTCCTACGCAGACATATTTGAAAAACTTCCTATTTACTTTATGACCTTTCATGGCCAGCAGGGTATAGACGTTGTTATGGAGGCCGTCGAACATGCTACCTACGTCCATGATATTGCTCATGTTATAATTGACAATGTGCAGTTCATGATGGGCATGTCTGAGCAATCAAAACACCTCGACAGATATTGGAGACAGGATATGATTGTCTCACAGTTTAGATCCTTCGCTACTAAAAGCAACTGTCACGTCACTCTAGTTATTCATCCGAGAAAAGAACGCGTTGAGGAAGAACTCACAACCGCCTCGATTTTCGGTGGTGCCAAAGCTAGTCAAGAAGCTGATAACATTCTTATCATTCAAGATAAAAGATTAACAAGTGTTAgagggaaaaaatatttacaa aTTGCAAAAAATCGATACAGTGGTGATTTAggaataatgaatttagaatTCGACCGTACAAGTTTAAGTTAtcaacaaaagaaaaaacaaaaaacccAAGAAACTCCAAAGGAACCTgcagaaaattcaaatgattaa
- the LOC130672682 gene encoding protein HBS1 isoform X1, whose protein sequence is MSRHRDIRSMKYSDEYDGYDDVYGHSVEDDYCVSPGAEQFLYDRNKQQNIASFINEPDIKEDDEEIDDASALAKKSELSEIDTAKLMSCIEVVRNVIGDTIPDSVLTDKIILNNFNAEAALDDILKSTPPKQTDGVKAKDRGETQSAIGIKIKPTVQVTPSAVKVTPAKTRTVIKGFDLKSNTDSDYLSARQENPRSLSPNVSANNSPGLKRKDEGLNKNLNVSKAYSPRCQSPLSGRVTPEPEGKLKAGEDKRDVAAIYKDKRGDAKEQLHLVVVGHVDAGKSTLLGRLLCDLGQVSSKLIHKYQQESKKIGKQSFAYAWVLDETGEERERGITMDVGYTKFETETKSVTLLDAPGHKDFIPNMITGATQADVALLVVDATRGEFETGFDSGGQTREHALLLRSLGVSQIAVVVNKLDTVDWSKERFDEITEKMSVFLKQAGFRDTATFVPCSGLSGENLVSPPKADGLSSWYSGPTLLKVIDSFKCPERPITKPFRFSVNDVFKGTGSGFCISGHVEAGMVAVGDKVLLLPRSENGVVKGITADEMPLTNSFAGDHVSLILSGIDQQNIGVGDIICSPYKPIPVTTCFEAHVVIFSIAIPITKGLPVVLHSQSLVEPATITKLIEQLHKNTGQVIKKKPRCLPKNSSATIEISTQRPICLELYRDFKQLGRVMLRVSGTTIAAGLVTKIK, encoded by the exons ATGTCGCGGCATCGAGATATTCGATCAATGAAATATTCTGATG AATACGACGGCTATGATGATGTGTATGGACACTCTGTGGAAGATGACTACTGCGTCTCTCCTGgag ctGAGCAATTTTTGTACGACCGCAACAAACAGCAAAACATCGCCTCTTTTATCAATGAACCAGATATTAAAGAAGACGATGAAGAAATTGATGATGCTTCAGCTTTGGCAAAAAAGTCCGAGTTATCAGAAATCGATACTGCCAAACTTATGTCGTGTATTGAGGTTGTGAGAAACGTTATCGGTGATACTATTCCTGACTCAGTACTTACTGATAAGatcattctgaataattttaatgctgAGGCGGCACTTGATGATATTCTTAAATCTACACCCCCGAAGCAGACtg ACGGAGTCAAGGCTAAAGATCGCGGAGAGACACAATCAG CAATAGGTATCAAGATAAAACCTACAGTACAAGTAACACCTTCAGCAGTAAAAGTAACACCAGCAAAAACACGCACAGTCATAAAAGGATTCGATTTGAAGAGTAATACAGACAGTGATTATTTATCAGCGCGACAAGAGAACCCAAGATCATTGAGTCCAAATGTGTCGGCAAACAATTCACCGGGTCTGAAAAGAAAAGATGAAGGATTAAACAAGAATCTAAATGTCTCAAAAGCGTATTCTCCGCGTTGCCAGTCGCCTTTGTCAGGTCGAGTTACTCCTGAACCAGAGGGTAAACTGAAAGCTGGTGAAGATAAACGTGATGTTGCTGCTATTTATAAAGACAAACGTGGAGATGCTAAGGAGCAGTTGCACCTCGTGGTTGTGGGTCATGTTGATGCGGGCAAAAGTACTCTGTTGGGAAGATTGCTCTGTGATTTAGGGCAGGTTTCCTCAAAACTTATTCATAAGTATCAGCAGGAGAGCAAGAAAATTGGTAAGCAATCTTTTGCTTACGCTTGGGTTCTTGATGAAACTGGAGAAGAAAG gGAAAGAGGAATCACAATGGACGTTGGGTACACCAAGTTTGAAACAGAAACAAAGTCAGTAACGCTTCTAGATGCTCCAGGACACAAAGATTTTATTCCGAACATGATAACAGGTGCCACCCAAGCTGATGTTGCTTTGCTGGTAGTCGACGCCACTAGAGGAGAATTCGAAACTGGTTTTGACAGCGGGGGACAGACTAGAGAACACGCTCTTCTTCTTCGTTCACTAG GTGTTTCGCAGATTGCGGTAGTGGTAAACAAACTGGACACCGTCGACTGGTCTAAGGAGAGATTCGACGAGATAACTGAAAAAATGAGCGTCTTTCTTAAGCAAGCGGGTTTCAGAGACACCGCGACTTTCGTTCCTTGCAGCGGACTGTCTGGAGAAAATCTTGTCTCTCCGCCGAAAGCTGATGGACTGTCGAGTTGGTACAGTGGTCCCACTTTGCTGAAAGTTATCGACAGCTTCAAGTGTCCCGAGCGGCCCATCACCAAACCCTTCCGCTTCTCCGTCAATGATGTTTTCAAAGGCACTGGCTCGGGATTCTGTATCTCGGGTCATGTCGAAGCTGGAATGGTTGCTGTTGGTGACAAAGTATTGCTTCTACCTCGTAGTGAAAATGGAGTCGTAAAAG GAATAACTGCTGATGAAATGCCACTGACGAATAGTTTCGCTGGTGACCATGTCTCTCTAATACTGTCAGGAATAGATCAGCAGAACATAGGAGTCGGTGATATTATTTGTAGCCCTTACAAACCCATACCTGTGACGACTTGCTTTGAAGCTCACgttgtaattttttccatcGCTATACCCATCACCAAAGGACTTCCTGTGGTACTCCATTCCCAGTCATTAGTTGAACCCGCGACAATTACCAAACTTATTGAGCAGCTGCACAAAAACACTGGGCAAGTTATTAAAAAGAAACCCCGTTGTTTGCCTAAAAACTCCAGTGCTACCATCGAGATTTCAACTCAGCGACCGATTTGCTTGGAACTCTATCGCGATTTCAAACAACTTGGCAGAGTTATGCTCCGTGTTTCTGGTACGACAATTGCTGCTGGTCttgttacaaaaataaaataa
- the LOC130672690 gene encoding pyrimidodiazepine synthase-like produces the protein MSGKHLSTGSVAPPVVPGKLRLYSMRFCPYAQRVHLILDTKKIPYDVVYINLTAKPEWLTEKSPLGKVPCIEFEDGEVLYESLIIADYLNEAHPDQNLYPSDPRAKAKDKILIERFNGLISLMYKFYLSPTVDRDMFEEALKVLEFFDRELVRRASPFFGGSKPGMVDFMIWPWFERADIIRIMRGEQYVIPRERVPRIMEWKAAMKEDPGVKVSCLEPEVHAKYMKSDLAGTPHYDLLVK, from the exons ATGAGCGGAAAACATTTGAGTACTG GTTCTGTGGCTCCGCCGGTGGTTCCAGGAAAATTACGTCTTTATAGCATGAGATTTTGTCCTTATGCCCAACGAGTACATCTGATTCTTGACACCAAAAAAATTCc GTATGATGTCGTATACATAAATTTGACAGCTAAACCTGAATGGCTGACAGAAAAAAGTCCTCTTGGGAAAGTGCCGTGCATTGAATTTGAAGACGGCGAAGTTTTATACGAAAGTCTTATCATAgctgattatttaaatgaagCTCATCCAGACCAAAACCTCTATCCCAGTGACCCAAGAGCTAAGGCCAAGGATAAAATTCTAATTGAACGTTTCAATGGATTGATTTCGTTGATGTACAAA ttttatcTGTCGCCGACAGTAGACCGTGACATGTTTGAAGAAGCATTGAAAGtattggaattttttgacaGGGAATTGGTTCGTCGGGCAAGTCCGTTCTTTGGTGGAAGTAAACCTGGGATGGTCGACTTTATGATTTGGCCATGGTTTGAAAGGGCTGATATTATTCGTATCATGAGAGGCGAACAATATGTCATTCCACGTGAACGTGTTCCTCGTATT atggAATGGAAAGCAGCAATGAAAGAAGATCCAGGTGTGAAAGTCAGTTGTCTAGAACCAGAAGTCCACgcaaaatatatgaaaagtgATCTTGCTGGTACTCCACATTACGATTTGCTggttaaataa